One window of Hydractinia symbiolongicarpus strain clone_291-10 chromosome 3, HSymV2.1, whole genome shotgun sequence genomic DNA carries:
- the LOC130636255 gene encoding uncharacterized protein LOC130636255 isoform X1, producing the protein MYQLENNPVFDQLFDYRLKKRDVFRHSRESAKTVKQNDLFDTQTQPWWDYINDLVWNRDVEEIQSIVESVLAYPQKRYFFLGCHHDRDQSILKYLVCLKNNLDRDLELESRIVYEKLSCLIELLSPEEKWKNRNTTERWRHDSACNCDKGVTMGGGCRRQRLIKASLRRLEELNAEIRERKDRLNVFDGRLDNFQRQKEAYKKWREKMQRKMSKERKERTKFLLTQIDTENICKTKRKKQREMEHQEYLNRMKQITAKRKKLKEELSLKEAAEKEELMMREKDNKQQQIQQQQRRQRHIMFPSILRKTLKTVLTSGETNKKQKTNQLKLPILRKNDVALFEEDDAKTKHSKKKEKIQKSKSNHESTFSEEKHTWENGKNGDFQTEKKQPRYLETDLGKINTIQQIILQRKGVEEGRTKTHNKQTFTITYSLDGVEWLSYDDKYGEALIFEAAPFQISTHSLSEELVTKFIRIYPTGCFAGDEFLDSILQVEFKDVSNTEVSEGKEQKKKIANFLQKHQKKHGQVKLKPVAHITTPPQTDTLPPIDPPLESVPANEIVLDERSAIYDKLFQDDLKIHLDEELLKYQNHVTSTSRKIMAFKGESVIEEEEEKEEDVEEAKETKETKFRKMVFLANKRRKLKLQLELNRKKNQIKIYKSKKEEIISKREITVNQEDFFSMYCIITDEQQEWYTAIYRDLQEQQDETSREDLTMEDVSDALLIVHKSLVSDNELQYIKTVLDILGVNLDGKISLQVFSLVAAFAEKIISTRELFRYDIANVDYKTLSTCFSKAKQLYTILLREKETVIHVEDLMFELHAAEMNQKILKYILQNQDKTKIDFLDYITYFPLFIHTHDVIVQNPM; encoded by the exons AAGAAATACAATCTATCGTGGAATCAGTACTGGCCTACCCTCAAAAAAGATATTTCTTTCTCGGTTGTCATCACGACCGAGATCAATCTATTTTGAAATATCTTGTTTGTTTAAAGAATAACTTGGATAGAGACTTAGAG CTTGAAAGTCGGATAGTATATGAAAAATTGTCCTGTTTGATTGAGTTATTATCTCCAGAAGAAAAATGGAAGAATCGAAATACCACCGAACGCTGGAGACATGACAGCGCGTGTAATTGTGACAAGGGCGTTACCATGGGCGGTGGGTGTAGACGACAACGA CTGATAAAAGCTTCTTTACGGCGGCTAGAAGAATTAAATGCAGAAATCAGAGAGAGAAAAGATAGACTTAATGTGTTTGATGGAAGACTCGACAATTTTCAAAGACAAAAAG AAGCATATAAAAAGTGGCGGgaaaaaatgcaaagaaaaatgTCTAAAGAGCGCAAAGAAAGAACAAAATTTCTATTGACGCAAATTGACACAGAAAATATTTGcaagacaaaaagaaaaaagcaaagAGAAATGGAACACCAAGAATATCTCAACAGAATGAAACAAATAAcggctaaaagaaaaaaattgaaggaGGAATTGTCTCTGAAGGAGGCGGCTGAAAAAGAAGAGTTGATGATGAGGGAAAaagacaacaaacaacaacaaatacaaCAACAGCAAAGGCGACAACGACATATTATGTTTCCTTCGATATTAAGAAAAACTCTAAAAACCGTTTTAACAAGCggagaaacaaacaaaaaacaaaaaacaaatcaattgAAATTACCAATATTGAGAAAAAATGATGTTGCCTTATTTGAAGAAGATGACGCGAAAACAAAGCatagtaaaaagaaagaaaaaatacaaaaaagtaaaTCGAATCATGAAAGTACTTTCTCCGAAGAAAAACATACATGGGAAAATGGAAAAAATGGAGATTTTCAAACGGAAAAGAAACAACCGCGATATTTAGAGACTGACCTGGGCAAGATAAACACAATCCAACAAATAATTTTACAG CGAAAAGGAGTGGAAGAAGGAAGAACTAAAACACACAACAAACAAACTTTTACAATCACGTATTCATTAGACGGAGTTGAATGGCTGTCCTATGACGATAAATACGGGGAGGCGCTG ATTTTTGAAGCTGCGCCTTTTCAAATATCTACACATTCGTTAAGCGAAGAACTGGTGACTAAGTTTATTCGTATTTACCCTACAGGATGTTTCGCAGGCGACGAGTTTTTAGATTCGATATTGCAAGTGGAATTCAAAG ATGTTTCAAACACAGAAGTTTCTGAAGGAAAGGAACAGAAAAAAAAG ATTGCTAATTTTTTACAGAAGCACCAAAAGAAACACGGTCAGGTGAAGTTAAAACCAGTTGCTCATATTACAACGCCACCGCAAACTGATACGTTACCGCCAATTGACCCGCCCTTGGAGTCTGTGCCTGCTAATGAAATCGTGCTTGATGAGAGAAGTGCTATATATGACAAATTATTTCAAGACGACCTAAAAA TTCATTTGGATGAAGAGTTGTTAAAATACCAAAATCACGTAACTTCTACCTCACGTAAAATAATGGCGTTTAAAGGAGAAAGTGTcattgaagaagaagaagaaaaagaagaagatgtCGAAGAagcaaaagaaacaaaagaaacaaaatttcgCAAAATGGTTTTTTTAGctaacaaaagaagaaaactaAAATTACAATTAGAActaaacagaaagaaaaatcaaataaaaatatataaaagcaaaaaagaagaaattataaGCAAGCGTGAAATAACTGTCAACCAGG AAGACTTCTTTTCGATGTACTGCATCATAACAGATGAGCAACAAGAATGGTATACGGCTATATACAGAGAT ctaCAAGAACAGCAAGATGAAACATCAAGAGAAGACTTAACTATGGAGGATGTGTCTGATGCTCTTCTGATTGTTCACAAGTCTTTAGTCTCAGACAATGAATTGCAATATATAAAGACA GTTTTGGACATACTAGGTGTGAATCTTGATGGAAAAATCAGTTTACAAGTATTTTCATTGGTAGCTGCGTTTGctgaaaaaatcatttcaacTAG AGAACTATTTCGTTATGATATTGCAAATGTGGATTATAAAACGCTTTCAACTTGTTTCTCCAAAGCAAAACAACTTTACACAATTTTGCTGCGAGAAAAGGAGACAGTTATCCATGTGGAAGATCTAATGTTTGAGTTACACGCCGCTGAAATGAACCAGAAAATACTCAAGTATATATTACAGAACCAGGATAAAACcaaaatagattttttagattatataACCTACTTTCCTTTATTTATACATACACACGATGTTATTGTACAAAATCCTATGTAA
- the LOC130636255 gene encoding trichohyalin-like isoform X3, translating to MYQLENNPVFDQLFDYRLKKRDVFRHSRESAKTVKQNDLFDTQTQPWWDYINDLVWNRDVEEIQSIVESVLAYPQKRYFFLGCHHDRDQSILKYLVCLKNNLDRDLELESRIVYEKLSCLIELLSPEEKWKNRNTTERWRHDSACNCDKGVTMGGGCRRQRLIKASLRRLEELNAEIRERKDRLNVFDGRLDNFQRQKEAYKKWREKMQRKMSKERKERTKFLLTQIDTENICKTKRKKQREMEHQEYLNRMKQITAKRKKLKEELSLKEAAEKEELMMREKDNKQQQIQQQQRRQRHIMFPSILRKTLKTVLTSGETNKKQKTNQLKLPILRKNDVALFEEDDAKTKHSKKKEKIQKSKSNHESTFSEEKHTWENGKNGDFQTEKKQPRYLETDLGKINTIQQIILQIFEAAPFQISTHSLSEELVTKFIRIYPTGCFAGDEFLDSILQVEFKDVSNTEVSEGKEQKKKIANFLQKHQKKHGQVKLKPVAHITTPPQTDTLPPIDPPLESVPANEIVLDERSAIYDKLFQDDLKIHLDEELLKYQNHVTSTSRKIMAFKGESVIEEEEEKEEDVEEAKETKETKFRKMVFLANKRRKLKLQLELNRKKNQIKIYKSKKEEIISKREITVNQEDFFSMYCIITDEQQEWYTAIYRDLQEQQDETSREDLTMEDVSDALLIVHKSLVSDNELQYIKTVLDILGVNLDGKISLQVFSLVAAFAEKIISTRELFRYDIANVDYKTLSTCFSKAKQLYTILLREKETVIHVEDLMFELHAAEMNQKILKYILQNQDKTKIDFLDYITYFPLFIHTHDVIVQNPM from the exons AAGAAATACAATCTATCGTGGAATCAGTACTGGCCTACCCTCAAAAAAGATATTTCTTTCTCGGTTGTCATCACGACCGAGATCAATCTATTTTGAAATATCTTGTTTGTTTAAAGAATAACTTGGATAGAGACTTAGAG CTTGAAAGTCGGATAGTATATGAAAAATTGTCCTGTTTGATTGAGTTATTATCTCCAGAAGAAAAATGGAAGAATCGAAATACCACCGAACGCTGGAGACATGACAGCGCGTGTAATTGTGACAAGGGCGTTACCATGGGCGGTGGGTGTAGACGACAACGA CTGATAAAAGCTTCTTTACGGCGGCTAGAAGAATTAAATGCAGAAATCAGAGAGAGAAAAGATAGACTTAATGTGTTTGATGGAAGACTCGACAATTTTCAAAGACAAAAAG AAGCATATAAAAAGTGGCGGgaaaaaatgcaaagaaaaatgTCTAAAGAGCGCAAAGAAAGAACAAAATTTCTATTGACGCAAATTGACACAGAAAATATTTGcaagacaaaaagaaaaaagcaaagAGAAATGGAACACCAAGAATATCTCAACAGAATGAAACAAATAAcggctaaaagaaaaaaattgaaggaGGAATTGTCTCTGAAGGAGGCGGCTGAAAAAGAAGAGTTGATGATGAGGGAAAaagacaacaaacaacaacaaatacaaCAACAGCAAAGGCGACAACGACATATTATGTTTCCTTCGATATTAAGAAAAACTCTAAAAACCGTTTTAACAAGCggagaaacaaacaaaaaacaaaaaacaaatcaattgAAATTACCAATATTGAGAAAAAATGATGTTGCCTTATTTGAAGAAGATGACGCGAAAACAAAGCatagtaaaaagaaagaaaaaatacaaaaaagtaaaTCGAATCATGAAAGTACTTTCTCCGAAGAAAAACATACATGGGAAAATGGAAAAAATGGAGATTTTCAAACGGAAAAGAAACAACCGCGATATTTAGAGACTGACCTGGGCAAGATAAACACAATCCAACAAATAATTTTACAG ATTTTTGAAGCTGCGCCTTTTCAAATATCTACACATTCGTTAAGCGAAGAACTGGTGACTAAGTTTATTCGTATTTACCCTACAGGATGTTTCGCAGGCGACGAGTTTTTAGATTCGATATTGCAAGTGGAATTCAAAG ATGTTTCAAACACAGAAGTTTCTGAAGGAAAGGAACAGAAAAAAAAG ATTGCTAATTTTTTACAGAAGCACCAAAAGAAACACGGTCAGGTGAAGTTAAAACCAGTTGCTCATATTACAACGCCACCGCAAACTGATACGTTACCGCCAATTGACCCGCCCTTGGAGTCTGTGCCTGCTAATGAAATCGTGCTTGATGAGAGAAGTGCTATATATGACAAATTATTTCAAGACGACCTAAAAA TTCATTTGGATGAAGAGTTGTTAAAATACCAAAATCACGTAACTTCTACCTCACGTAAAATAATGGCGTTTAAAGGAGAAAGTGTcattgaagaagaagaagaaaaagaagaagatgtCGAAGAagcaaaagaaacaaaagaaacaaaatttcgCAAAATGGTTTTTTTAGctaacaaaagaagaaaactaAAATTACAATTAGAActaaacagaaagaaaaatcaaataaaaatatataaaagcaaaaaagaagaaattataaGCAAGCGTGAAATAACTGTCAACCAGG AAGACTTCTTTTCGATGTACTGCATCATAACAGATGAGCAACAAGAATGGTATACGGCTATATACAGAGAT ctaCAAGAACAGCAAGATGAAACATCAAGAGAAGACTTAACTATGGAGGATGTGTCTGATGCTCTTCTGATTGTTCACAAGTCTTTAGTCTCAGACAATGAATTGCAATATATAAAGACA GTTTTGGACATACTAGGTGTGAATCTTGATGGAAAAATCAGTTTACAAGTATTTTCATTGGTAGCTGCGTTTGctgaaaaaatcatttcaacTAG AGAACTATTTCGTTATGATATTGCAAATGTGGATTATAAAACGCTTTCAACTTGTTTCTCCAAAGCAAAACAACTTTACACAATTTTGCTGCGAGAAAAGGAGACAGTTATCCATGTGGAAGATCTAATGTTTGAGTTACACGCCGCTGAAATGAACCAGAAAATACTCAAGTATATATTACAGAACCAGGATAAAACcaaaatagattttttagattatataACCTACTTTCCTTTATTTATACATACACACGATGTTATTGTACAAAATCCTATGTAA
- the LOC130636255 gene encoding uncharacterized protein LOC130636255 isoform X2, producing the protein MYQLENNPVFDQLFDYRLKKRDVFRHSRESAKTVKQNDLFDTQTQPWWDYINDLVWNRDVEEIQSIVESVLAYPQKRYFFLGCHHDRDQSILKYLVCLKNNLDRDLELESRIVYEKLSCLIELLSPEEKWKNRNTTERWRHDSACNCDKGVTMGGGCRRQRLIKASLRRLEELNAEIRERKDRLNVFDGRLDNFQRQKEAYKKWREKMQRKMSKERKERTKFLLTQIDTENICKTKRKKQREMEHQEYLNRMKQITAKRKKLKEELSLKEAAEKEELMMREKDNKQQQIQQQQRRQRHIMFPSILRKTLKTVLTSGETNKKQKTNQLKLPILRKNDVALFEEDDAKTKHSKKKEKIQKSKSNHESTFSEEKHTWENGKNGDFQTEKKQPRYLETDLGKINTIQQIILQRKGVEEGRTKTHNKQTFTITYSLDGVEWLSYDDKYGEALIFEAAPFQISTHSLSEELVTKFIRIYPTGCFAGDEFLDSILQVEFKDVSNTEVSEGKEQKKKKHQKKHGQVKLKPVAHITTPPQTDTLPPIDPPLESVPANEIVLDERSAIYDKLFQDDLKIHLDEELLKYQNHVTSTSRKIMAFKGESVIEEEEEKEEDVEEAKETKETKFRKMVFLANKRRKLKLQLELNRKKNQIKIYKSKKEEIISKREITVNQEDFFSMYCIITDEQQEWYTAIYRDLQEQQDETSREDLTMEDVSDALLIVHKSLVSDNELQYIKTVLDILGVNLDGKISLQVFSLVAAFAEKIISTRELFRYDIANVDYKTLSTCFSKAKQLYTILLREKETVIHVEDLMFELHAAEMNQKILKYILQNQDKTKIDFLDYITYFPLFIHTHDVIVQNPM; encoded by the exons AAGAAATACAATCTATCGTGGAATCAGTACTGGCCTACCCTCAAAAAAGATATTTCTTTCTCGGTTGTCATCACGACCGAGATCAATCTATTTTGAAATATCTTGTTTGTTTAAAGAATAACTTGGATAGAGACTTAGAG CTTGAAAGTCGGATAGTATATGAAAAATTGTCCTGTTTGATTGAGTTATTATCTCCAGAAGAAAAATGGAAGAATCGAAATACCACCGAACGCTGGAGACATGACAGCGCGTGTAATTGTGACAAGGGCGTTACCATGGGCGGTGGGTGTAGACGACAACGA CTGATAAAAGCTTCTTTACGGCGGCTAGAAGAATTAAATGCAGAAATCAGAGAGAGAAAAGATAGACTTAATGTGTTTGATGGAAGACTCGACAATTTTCAAAGACAAAAAG AAGCATATAAAAAGTGGCGGgaaaaaatgcaaagaaaaatgTCTAAAGAGCGCAAAGAAAGAACAAAATTTCTATTGACGCAAATTGACACAGAAAATATTTGcaagacaaaaagaaaaaagcaaagAGAAATGGAACACCAAGAATATCTCAACAGAATGAAACAAATAAcggctaaaagaaaaaaattgaaggaGGAATTGTCTCTGAAGGAGGCGGCTGAAAAAGAAGAGTTGATGATGAGGGAAAaagacaacaaacaacaacaaatacaaCAACAGCAAAGGCGACAACGACATATTATGTTTCCTTCGATATTAAGAAAAACTCTAAAAACCGTTTTAACAAGCggagaaacaaacaaaaaacaaaaaacaaatcaattgAAATTACCAATATTGAGAAAAAATGATGTTGCCTTATTTGAAGAAGATGACGCGAAAACAAAGCatagtaaaaagaaagaaaaaatacaaaaaagtaaaTCGAATCATGAAAGTACTTTCTCCGAAGAAAAACATACATGGGAAAATGGAAAAAATGGAGATTTTCAAACGGAAAAGAAACAACCGCGATATTTAGAGACTGACCTGGGCAAGATAAACACAATCCAACAAATAATTTTACAG CGAAAAGGAGTGGAAGAAGGAAGAACTAAAACACACAACAAACAAACTTTTACAATCACGTATTCATTAGACGGAGTTGAATGGCTGTCCTATGACGATAAATACGGGGAGGCGCTG ATTTTTGAAGCTGCGCCTTTTCAAATATCTACACATTCGTTAAGCGAAGAACTGGTGACTAAGTTTATTCGTATTTACCCTACAGGATGTTTCGCAGGCGACGAGTTTTTAGATTCGATATTGCAAGTGGAATTCAAAG ATGTTTCAAACACAGAAGTTTCTGAAGGAAAGGAACAGAAAAAAAAG AAGCACCAAAAGAAACACGGTCAGGTGAAGTTAAAACCAGTTGCTCATATTACAACGCCACCGCAAACTGATACGTTACCGCCAATTGACCCGCCCTTGGAGTCTGTGCCTGCTAATGAAATCGTGCTTGATGAGAGAAGTGCTATATATGACAAATTATTTCAAGACGACCTAAAAA TTCATTTGGATGAAGAGTTGTTAAAATACCAAAATCACGTAACTTCTACCTCACGTAAAATAATGGCGTTTAAAGGAGAAAGTGTcattgaagaagaagaagaaaaagaagaagatgtCGAAGAagcaaaagaaacaaaagaaacaaaatttcgCAAAATGGTTTTTTTAGctaacaaaagaagaaaactaAAATTACAATTAGAActaaacagaaagaaaaatcaaataaaaatatataaaagcaaaaaagaagaaattataaGCAAGCGTGAAATAACTGTCAACCAGG AAGACTTCTTTTCGATGTACTGCATCATAACAGATGAGCAACAAGAATGGTATACGGCTATATACAGAGAT ctaCAAGAACAGCAAGATGAAACATCAAGAGAAGACTTAACTATGGAGGATGTGTCTGATGCTCTTCTGATTGTTCACAAGTCTTTAGTCTCAGACAATGAATTGCAATATATAAAGACA GTTTTGGACATACTAGGTGTGAATCTTGATGGAAAAATCAGTTTACAAGTATTTTCATTGGTAGCTGCGTTTGctgaaaaaatcatttcaacTAG AGAACTATTTCGTTATGATATTGCAAATGTGGATTATAAAACGCTTTCAACTTGTTTCTCCAAAGCAAAACAACTTTACACAATTTTGCTGCGAGAAAAGGAGACAGTTATCCATGTGGAAGATCTAATGTTTGAGTTACACGCCGCTGAAATGAACCAGAAAATACTCAAGTATATATTACAGAACCAGGATAAAACcaaaatagattttttagattatataACCTACTTTCCTTTATTTATACATACACACGATGTTATTGTACAAAATCCTATGTAA
- the LOC130636257 gene encoding uncharacterized protein LOC130636257, with amino-acid sequence MLNTTNMAQHDIKWTGCHHLQGKMCSSTVYLPTNEPIKQLTDKTTKWKWGWCIILMLLLIGSAVWYSTKLYDSFEEKTEKAEQKTASLSSALKSINRTIAAQEKRIQKLSRPVVAKAPPKQKPFAAISFSGGHNEIIESHRGRSYPWKQKVLVGDIVYNHGYVDIKRSGYYYVYAQMFFFENVGHFKGESMDFYIEHNRTNKIAVASVPLNSCKHTCTRHVGRLIYLKKDDHLYLSSYGSGIKFRMSPDKSYFGVYMVSDRISPKPS; translated from the exons ATGCTTAATACAACCAACATGGCTCAACACGACATCAAATGGACTGGATGTCATCATCTGCAGGGCAAAATGTGTAGCAGTACAGTATATTTACCCACTAACGAACCGATAAAACAACTAACcgacaaaacaacaaaatggaAATGGGGTTGGTGTATCATTCTCATGCTGTTATTAATTGGTTCTGCAGTATGGTATAGCACGAAATTGTACGATAGTTTCGAAGAAAAAACTGAAAAGGCTGAACAGAAAACAGCTTCTCTTAGCAGTGCCCTGAAGTCGATTAATCGTACCATAGCAGCGCAGGAGAAGAGAATTCAAAAGCTTTCCAGACCAGTTGTCGCTAAAGCGCCACCAAAACAA AAACCTTTTGCCGCTATCTCGTTTTCAGGGGGTCATAATGAAATTATTGAGAGTCATCGAG GTAGATCGTACCCTTGGAAACAGAAAGTTTTGGTTGGTGATATTGTCTACAATCACGGTTATGTTGATATTAAAAGATCTGGATATTATTACGTTTATGCTCAG atgttCTTCTTCGAAAATGTGGGACATTTTAAAGGTGAAAGCATGGATTTTTACATAGAACATAACCGAACAAATAAAATAGCCGTAGCTTCGGTACCATTAAATTCGTGTAAACACACGTGTACGCGCCATGTTGGCCGATTAATCTATTTGAAGAAAGATGATCACTTGTATTTGTCATCGTACGGAAGTGGGATAAAATTTAGAATGTCTCCGGATAAATCATATTTTGGTGTATACATGGTTTCTGATAGAATTTCACCAAAGCCATCTTga